The following coding sequences lie in one Miscanthus floridulus cultivar M001 chromosome 9, ASM1932011v1, whole genome shotgun sequence genomic window:
- the LOC136483657 gene encoding LOW QUALITY PROTEIN: transcriptional corepressor SEUSS-like (The sequence of the model RefSeq protein was modified relative to this genomic sequence to represent the inferred CDS: inserted 3 bases in 2 codons; deleted 1 base in 1 codon) produces the protein MMPSGPPNPMGPGQPVGGAAASLLRTNSSLLSGGGQPGMMGGGGGGGGGGMLSSQSPFSSLVSPRTQFGGNGLLGGASNVSSLLNRPPFGNGGPMLGPVSMQGGGMQMSTLQQRAGLDGAGDFIGAGGSDPLSFPSSSQVNLGNQMGSDNLQATSQHQQQQMDAVQDMQQXQQQQLPMSYNQQQLPPQHSQQLQQPQATVKLENGGSMVSIKSEQQMGQPDQNGPAQMMRSASXMKLEPQQLQAQMMRSLSSVKMEQQTSESSAFLQQQQQQQQQQQRHLLQLTKQIRNCPDLVSMGGPNTIANPQAAAAAQLTLLQQQRILHMQQQQQQQQILKNLPLQRNQLQQQQQQHQQQQQQQQQQQLLRQQSLNMRTPGKSPPYEPGTCAKRLTHYMYHQQNRPQDNNIEYWRNFVNEYFAPNAKKRWCVSLYGSGRQTTGVFPQDVWHCEICNRKPGRGFETTVEVLPRLCQIKYASGTLEELLYIDMPRESQNTSGQIILDYTKAIQESVFEQLRVVREGHLRIVFNPDLKIASWEFCARRHEELIPRRSIIPQVSNLGAVVQKYQAAAQNSTSLSAQDMQNNCNSFVACARQLAKALEVPLVNDLGYTKRYVRCLQIAEVVNCMKDLIDHSRQTGSGPIDSLHNFPRRTPSGVSTLQPQQQQTEQQQAIPQSSNQSGQNSAPMAAVQPSASANGDVTSNNSLSCAPSTSAPSPSVVGLLQNSMNSRQDHPMSSTNGGPYNGGNVAIPKVNSTSSLQSNPSTSFPSPAPTTSNNSMMPAPQNTNQLSSPTTLSSIPPMQPPATRPQEVEPSDSQSSVQKILQDLMSSQMNGVGHSGNDMKTPNGLTHGVNGVNCLVGNAVTNNSGMGGMGFGAMSGFGHGMRTAMTNNAMAMGARMGMNQGAHDLSQLGQLHQHQQQHDIGNQLFGGFRSANSFSNIQYDWKPSQ, from the exons ATGATGCCGTCGGGCCCGCCGAACCCGATGGGGCCCGGGCAGCCGgtgggcggcgcggcggcgtcgCTGCTCCGGACGAACTCTTCCCTGCTCAGTGGCGGTGGCCAGCCGGGGATGATGggcggcggaggtggtggtggtggtggtggcatgcTTTCTTCACagtcgcccttctcctcccttgTCTCCCCGCGCACGCAGTTTGGTGGCAATGGTCTGCTTGGAGGCGCCTCGAATGTCTCCTCGCTGCTGAACCGGCCGCCGTTCGGGAACGGTGGCCCTATGCTGGGTCCAGTGTCGATGCAGGgtggtgggatgcagatgagtaCGCTCCAGCAGAGAGCTGGGCTGGATGGTGCCGGCGATTTCATTGGCGCGGGAGGGTCGGATCCTCTGTCGTTCCCGTCTTCGTCACAGGTCAATTTGGGCAATCAGATGGGGTCAGATAATCTGCAGGCGACTTcgcagcatcagcagcagcagatggATGCAGTGCAGGATATgcagc cacagcagcagcagctaccaATGTCTTACAACCAGCAACAGTTGCCACCACAACATTCACAGCAGCTCCAGCAGCCACAGGCTACCGTGAAGTTGGAGAATGGAGGAAGCATGGTTAGCATCAAGTCAGAGCAGCAGATGGGGCAACCTGACCAGAATGGTCCTGCCCAGATGATGCGAAGTGCTAG GATGAAACTTGAGCCACAACAGCTGCAAGCCCAGATGATGAGGAGTTTAAGTTCAGTCAAGATGGAGCAACAGACTTCAGAA TCATCAGCATtcttgcagcagcagcaacagcagcagcagcaacaacaacgtcATTTGTTGCAGCTGACAAAGCAGATTCGAAATTGTCCAGACCTTGTATCAATGGGTGGACCAAACACAATTGCAAACCCTCAAGCTGCTGCAGCTGCTCAACTGACCCTCTTGCAGCAGCAACGGATCCTGCATatgcaacagcagcagcaacaacaacagatTCTTAAGAACTTGCCTTTGCAGAGAAACCAGTtgcagcaacagcaacagcagcatcaacaacagcagcaacagcagcaacagcagcagctacTTCGTCAACAGAGTCTAAACATGAGAACTCCAGGAAAGTCGCCTCCTTATGAGCCAGGAACCTGTGCAAAGAGATTGACTCATTACATGTATCATCAACAAAACAGACCACAA GATAACAATATTGAGTACTGGAGAAACTTTGTCAATGAGTATTTTGCTCCAAATGCTAAAAAGAGGTGGTGTGTCTCGCTTTATGGAAGTGGTCGTCAAACTACTGGAGTTTTCCCTCAG GATGTATGGCACTGTGAGATTTGTAATCGGAAACCTGGCCGTGGTTTTG AAACAACGGTTGAGGTACTACCGCGATTATGCCAAATTAAATACGCCAGTGGTACACTGGAAGAACTTTTGTACATCGACATGCCTCGTGAGTCCCAGAATACGTCAGGCCAGATTATTTTGGACTACAcgaaagcaatccaagaaagtgTCTTTGAACAATTGCGTGTTGTGCGAGAGGGGCATCTAAGGATAGTTTTTAATCCAGACCTTAAG ATAGCATCTTGGGAGTTTTGTGCTAGGCGTCATGAAGAACTTATTCCACGGAGATCTATAATACCACAG GTTAGTAACCTTGGCGCGGTTGTACAAAAGTACCAGGCTGCCGCACAAAACTCAACGAGTTTGTCTGCTCAGGACATGCAGAATAATTGCAACTC GTTTGTTGCATGTGCCCGACAATTGGCCAAAGCACTGGAGGTTcctttagtaaatgatttagggtacACAAAACGATATGTTCGCTGCCTTCAG ATTGCTGAGGTCGTAAATTGTATGAAGGATTTGATTGATCACAGCAGGCAGACTGGATCTGGACCCATTG ATAGCCTGCATAATTTTCCTCGGAGGACTCCTTCAGGGGTCAGCACCCTTCAACCACAGCAGCAGCAAActgagcagcagcaggccattcCCCAGAGTTCAAACCAGAGTGGTCAAAATTCTGCTCCTATGGCTGCTGTGCAGCCTTCTGCCTCTGCCAATGGTGATGTGACATCAAATAATTCTCTCAGTTGTGCACCTTCTACATCTGCACCTTCACCGTCAGTTGTTGGGCTCTTGCAAAATTCAATGAATTCTAGACAAGATCATCCAATGAGCAGCACTAATGGTGGCCCATATAATGGAGGCAATGTGGCTATTCCGAAGGTGAACTCTACAAGCTCACTACAGTCAAATCCATCTACCTCTTTCCCTTCCCCAGCACCGACAACATCCAATAACAGCATGATGCCTGCTCCTCAAAATACAAATCAACTAAGCTCCCCAACTACATTGTCAAGCATACCTCCGATGCAGCCACCTGCTACTCGACCTCAGGAGGTTGAGCCAAGTGACTCGCAAAGCTCGGTTCAGAAGATCTTGCAAGATCTGATGTCATCACAGATGAATGGTGTTGGCCACTCGGGGAATGATATGAAGACACCAAATGGACTAACCCATGGTGTCAATGGGGTTAATTGCTTAGTTGGCAATGCTGTCACGAATAACTCAGGGATGGGAGGAATGGGATTTGGCGCCATGAGTGGGTTCGGTCATGGGATGAGAACGGCAATGACAAACAATGCGATGGCAATGGGTGCAAGGATGGGAATGAATCAGGGTGCACATGACCTATCGCAATTGGGTCAGTTACAccagcatcagcagcagcatgACATAGGAAACCAGCTGTTTGGTGGATTTAGATCAGCAAACAGCTTCAGTAACATTCAATATGACTGGAAACCCTCACAATAG